TATCATTTCTTTTTACCGGTGATGCTGAAGAAAAAGTAGAAAATCAATTAATAAGTTCTGGAATAGATCTAAAAAGTCAGGTATATAAAGTTGCTCATCATGGAAGTGATACTTCAAACAGTCTTAGTTTTTTAGAAAAAGTCGATCCTCAGGCTTCAATTTTTAGTGTTGGGGCTGATAATAATTATGGCCATCCTTCTCTGGAAGTAATTAATAAATTAGATGAAATAGATAGTAATATATTTAGAACGGATAAACAGGGAACTATTGTTATTTCAAGTGATGGGGAAACCACAGTTGATTATAATAAAAAATCTTTAAAAGTAGAAACAAAAAAAGATAGTAATGATTCAACTGACAATAATTCAACTGATAATAATGTAGAAATTGTTAATTTAGATAAAGAAGCCGAAATAGTAAAAATAAGAAATAATAGTAATAAAAAAATAGATATTTCTGGGTGGATATTGTTAAGTGTAAAAGGTGATCAAAAATTTTATATTCCCCAGGGAACTATACTTAATTCAGGAGAGGTAATCAAAATAGTTTCAGGAAGAAATGCAGAAGAAAAAGAAGGTACTATCATATGGACTAAAGCTTATATTTGGAACAATGAAGGGGATTCTGCAAAACTTTTTAATGAAAAAGGTGAATTAATAACTACAAATTAAACTATCAAGAAAGT
This portion of the Halanaerobiales bacterium genome encodes:
- a CDS encoding MBL fold metallo-hydrolase, giving the protein MKKLYKVFQLLIIILIISVFIVYPVSAQNEITTHFIDVGQGDAILIELPNTENMLIDAGDNDQGEKVVEYIKKHNIEEIDYLIGTHPHADHIGGLDNVINSFKIGKIYMPQVNHTTKTYEDVLLAIDAKGKKIKAAKKGLIIVEDDELKAEILSPISNDYQDLNNWSVVVKLDYKKISFLFTGDAEEKVENQLISSGIDLKSQVYKVAHHGSDTSNSLSFLEKVDPQASIFSVGADNNYGHPSLEVINKLDEIDSNIFRTDKQGTIVISSDGETTVDYNKKSLKVETKKDSNDSTDNNSTDNNVEIVNLDKEAEIVKIRNNSNKKIDISGWILLSVKGDQKFYIPQGTILNSGEVIKIVSGRNAEEKEGTIIWTKAYIWNNEGDSAKLFNEKGELITTN